One genomic segment of Hordeum vulgare subsp. vulgare chromosome 2H, MorexV3_pseudomolecules_assembly, whole genome shotgun sequence includes these proteins:
- the LOC123429558 gene encoding protein trichome birefringence-like 10 isoform X2, which yields MEMASARRRARQLSGDHAVLWSACVLLSAASLLLAATLSSGFGLAGEVSVVVRASAGAVVVTTDDGRPYCGDVGRDAMLTDGEWVREEAGAAPLYDPRECPFVDVGFRCRENGRPDDGYARWRWRPRHCELPRFDAKKLLEALRGRRLVFVGDSIGRNQWESMLCMLSSAVADAGASVREEHGSPITKHKGFLSFRFLHHNLTVEHYRSPYLVRRGGRPRPRRAPRHVRSTLQLGAMDSRAHLWKGADVLVFNSGHWWNQDRLQQLHCYFQEGKRLRLDMSVEEAYQRAMDTVHEWVQKEVDGSKTLAVFRTYSPAHNRGTNGGSCAMETLPELNMTGISLGRWPGMLLPAFGGSESSAGARDLRVMNVTLMTAQRRDGHPAVYNVEPSARMPVGQRADCSHWCLPGVPDAWNELLYAMILRRFS from the exons ATGGAGATGGCGAGCGCGAGGAGGCGGGCGAGGCAGCTCAGCGGCGACCACGCCGTGCTGTGGAGCGCCTGCGTGCTGCTCTCCGCCGCCTCGCTGCTCCTCGCCGCCACCCTCTCCTCGGGCTTCGGGCTCGCCGGGGAGGTCAGCGTGGTCGTGAGGGCGAGCGCCGGCGCCGTTGTCGTGACGACGGACGACGGCCGCCCATACTGCGGCGACGTTGGCCGCGACGCCATGCTCACGGACGGCGAGTGGGTGCGCGAGGAAGCGGGCGCGGCTCCTCTGTACGACCCGAGGGAGTGCCCGTTCGTCGACGTGGGGTTCCGGTGCCGGGAGAACGGCCGGCCGGACGACGGGTACGCCCGGTGGAGGTGGCGCCCGAGGCACTGCGAGCTCCCGAG GTTCGACGCCAAGAAGTTGCTGGAGGCGCTCCGGGGCCGCCGGCTGGTGTTCGTCGGCGACTCGATCGGGCGCAACCAGTGGGAGTCCATGCTGTGCATGCTCTCCTCCGCCGTCGCCGACGCCGGAGCCTCGGTGCGGGAGGAGCACGGGAGCCCCATCACCAAGCACAAGGGCTTCCTCTCCTTCCGGTTCCTCCACCACAACCTCACGGTGGAGCACTACCGGTCGCCGTACCTGGTCCGTCGCGGCGGCCGCCCCCGGCCCCGCCGCGCGCCCAGGCACGTCCGCTCCACGCTCCAGCTCGGCGCCATGGACTCCAGGGCTCACCTGTGGAAGGGCGCCGACGTGCTCGTCTTCAACTCCGGTCACTGGTGGAACCAGGACCGGCTCCAGCAGCT GCATTGCTACTTCCAGGAAGGCAAGAGGCTGAGGCTGGACATGAGCGTGGAGGAGGCCTACCAGAGAGCCATGGACACAGTGCACGAATGGGTTCAGAAGGAGGTGGACGGCAGCAAGACCCTGGCCGTCTTCAGAACGTACTCGCCGGCGCACAATAG GGGCACAAATGGCGGGAGCTGCGCCATGGAGACGCTGCCGGAGCTGAACATGACCGGAATCTCGCTGGGCCGGTGGCCGGGAATGCTGCTGCCGGCGTTTGGGGGATCGGAATCGTCGGCCGGCGCGAGGGACCTGCGTGTGATGAACGTGACGCTGATGACGGCGCAGAGGAGGGACGGCCACCCGGCGGTGTATAACGTGGAGCCGTCGGCGAGGATGCCGGTGGGGCAGAGGGCGGACTGCAGCCACTGGTGCCTGCCCGGCGTGCCCGACGCGTGGAACGAACTCCTCTACGCCATGATTCTCCGGAGGTTTTCTTAG
- the LOC123429558 gene encoding uncharacterized protein LOC123429558 isoform X1 gives MPRRYAQVSSGRTGGRRARHGDGEREEAGEAAQRRPRRAVERLRAALRRLAAPRRHPLLGLRARRGGQRGREGERRRRCRDDGRRPPILRRRWPRRHAHGRRVGARGSGRGSSVRPEGVPVRRRGVPVPGERPAGRRVRPVEVAPEALRAPEVRRQEVAGGAPGPPAGVRRRLDRAQPVGVHAVHALLRRRRRRSLGAGGAREPHHQAQGLPLLPVPPPQPHGGALPVAVPGPSRRPPPAPPRAQARPLHAPARRHGLQGSPVEGRRRARLQLRSLVEPGPAPAAEGKRLRLDMSVEEAYQRAMDTVHEWVQKEVDGSKTLAVFRTYSPAHNRGTNGGSCAMETLPELNMTGISLGRWPGMLLPAFGGSESSAGARDLRVMNVTLMTAQRRDGHPAVYNVEPSARMPVGQRADCSHWCLPGVPDAWNELLYAMILRRFS, from the exons ATGCCACGCAGATACGCCCAAGTGTCCAGCGGCAGGACAGGAGGGAGGAGAGCGCGTCATGGAGATGGCGAGCGCGAGGAGGCGGGCGAGGCAGCTCAGCGGCGACCACGCCGTGCTGTGGAGCGCCTGCGTGCTGCTCTCCGCCGCCTCGCTGCTCCTCGCCGCCACCCTCTCCTCGGGCTTCGGGCTCGCCGGGGAGGTCAGCGTGGTCGTGAGGGCGAGCGCCGGCGCCGTTGTCGTGACGACGGACGACGGCCGCCCATACTGCGGCGACGTTGGCCGCGACGCCATGCTCACGGACGGCGAGTGGGTGCGCGAGGAAGCGGGCGCGGCTCCTCTGTACGACCCGAGGGAGTGCCCGTTCGTCGACGTGGGGTTCCGGTGCCGGGAGAACGGCCGGCCGGACGACGGGTACGCCCGGTGGAGGTGGCGCCCGAGGCACTGCGAGCTCCCGAG GTTCGACGCCAAGAAGTTGCTGGAGGCGCTCCGGGGCCGCCGGCTGGTGTTCGTCGGCGACTCGATCGGGCGCAACCAGTGGGAGTCCATGCTGTGCATGCTCTCCTCCGCCGTCGCCGACGCCGGAGCCTCGGTGCGGGAGGAGCACGGGAGCCCCATCACCAAGCACAAGGGCTTCCTCTCCTTCCGGTTCCTCCACCACAACCTCACGGTGGAGCACTACCGGTCGCCGTACCTGGTCCGTCGCGGCGGCCGCCCCCGGCCCCGCCGCGCGCCCAGGCACGTCCGCTCCACGCTCCAGCTCGGCGCCATGGACTCCAGGGCTCACCTGTGGAAGGGCGCCGACGTGCTCGTCTTCAACTCCGGTCACTGGTGGAACCAGGACCGGCTCCAGCAGCT GAAGGCAAGAGGCTGAGGCTGGACATGAGCGTGGAGGAGGCCTACCAGAGAGCCATGGACACAGTGCACGAATGGGTTCAGAAGGAGGTGGACGGCAGCAAGACCCTGGCCGTCTTCAGAACGTACTCGCCGGCGCACAATAG GGGCACAAATGGCGGGAGCTGCGCCATGGAGACGCTGCCGGAGCTGAACATGACCGGAATCTCGCTGGGCCGGTGGCCGGGAATGCTGCTGCCGGCGTTTGGGGGATCGGAATCGTCGGCCGGCGCGAGGGACCTGCGTGTGATGAACGTGACGCTGATGACGGCGCAGAGGAGGGACGGCCACCCGGCGGTGTATAACGTGGAGCCGTCGGCGAGGATGCCGGTGGGGCAGAGGGCGGACTGCAGCCACTGGTGCCTGCCCGGCGTGCCCGACGCGTGGAACGAACTCCTCTACGCCATGATTCTCCGGAGGTTTTCTTAG
- the LOC123424964 gene encoding TVP38/TMEM64 family membrane protein slr0305 — protein sequence MAFSWPSAVRLAVGALLLAAAGVALFTLPVEKILKDFLVWIKENLGAWGPLVLALAYIPLTVLAVPASILTLGGGYLFGLPVGFVADSIGATIGATAAFLLGRTIGRPYVLSKCKDYPKFQAVAIAIQRSGFKIVLLLRLVPLLPFNMLNYLLSVTPVGIMEYMLASWLGMMPITLALVYVGTTLKDLSDVTHGWSEISTTRWVLIISGFVMSILLIICVTRVAKSALDKALAENGEADLGAPQLPVAASPSDLHQPLVIRIDTSNEDHEK from the exons ATGGCGTTCTCGTGGCCCTcggccgtccgcctcgccgtcggCGCCCTCCTGCTCGCGGCCGCCGGCGTCGCGCTCTTCACGCTCCCCGTCGAGAAG ATTTTGAAGGATTTTCTTGTTTGGATCAAAGAGAACCTGGGTGCATGGGGTCCTTTGGTATT GGCCCTTGCTTACATTCCTTTGACGGTCTTAGCTGTTCCAGCCTCGATACTCACA CTTGGAGGTGGTTATTTATTTGGCCTGCCAGTCGGGTTTGTTGCTGATTCCATTGGAGCGACAATTGGCGCGACTGCTGCATTTTTGCTTGGTAGAACG ATTGGAAGGCCGTATGTTCTCTCCAAATGCAAAGATTACCCCAAGTTTCAAGCAGTAGCTATAGCCATCCAAAGGTCTGGCTTCAAG ATCGTGTTGCTACTACGGCTTGTACCTCTACTCCCTTTTAACATGTTGAACTACCTGTTGTCTGTCACTCCTGTTGGCATTATGGAATACATGCTGGCTTCTTGGCTGGGAATGATG CCAATCACTCTTGCCTTGGTATATGTGGGAACAACACTAAAAGATCTATCAGATGTGACCCATGGATGGAGTGAGATCTCGACTACCAGATGG GTTCTCATAATTTCTGGCTTCGTAATGTCCA TTCTCTTGATTATATGTGTCACAAGAGTCGCAAAATCTGCTCTGGACAAGGCGCTGGCAGAGAATGGGGAGGCGGATCTAGGAGCTCCGCAGCTTCCGGTGGCGGCCTCCCCCTCGGATCTGCATCAACCTCTTGTAATCAGGATTGACACCTCGAATGAAGATCACGAGAAGTAA